In Capsicum annuum cultivar UCD-10X-F1 chromosome 7, UCD10Xv1.1, whole genome shotgun sequence, one genomic interval encodes:
- the LOC107877227 gene encoding cytochrome P450 72A397: MANLAVFLSLLLFPLLLLSYFLLKISYSILIKPKLLDKHLKRQGFKGTHYKYFLGDLKDVGNQMDEAWSKPISLTHDIVSRVDPFTHYMVQKYGKISLSWLGTSPRLIIMDPTLIKEVLLNKQGHFHLPPLNPLVLILTKGLTTLKGEKWAMHRKLINPAFHLEKLKRMIPTIAESCAFMIEKWMKTISPEGTSEIDIWPEFQELTGDIISRTAFGSSYEDGMKILELQKELQQLVIEAMGMLYIPGFRFVPTKKNRRRKELDRKITSMLKTIVDTKESMIRTGKTREDDLLGLLLQFNNENNSLNNINNSQMTKEDIIEECKQFYLAGHETTSSLLTWTLIVLAIHQDWQERARQEVLTVVREKNPDAEAISHLKIVTMILNEVLRLYPPVIALYKRAYKECKIGDLYIPAGLDLTLPIMLINRDTELWGDDAEEFKPERFAEGISHACKDPTQMAFMPFGWGPRTCIGQNFSMIEAKVALSMILKKFSFRLSPTYAHAPYTVMTLQPQHGAQIMFHPLN; encoded by the exons ATGGCAAATCTAGCAGTATTCCTTTCTCTGTTACTGTTTCCATTGCTTCTATTAAGCTATTTTCTCCTGAAAATTTCCTATTCCATCTTGATAAAACCAAAATTGCTGGATAAGCACTTGAAGCGGCAAGGATTCAAAGGCACTCACTACAAGTATTTCCTTGGAGACCTCAAAGATGTTGGCAATCAAATGGATGAGGCATGGTCCAAGCCAATTAGCTTAACCCACGATATTGTGTCACGTGTTGATCCATTCACTCATTATATGGTCCAAAAATATG GGAAGATATCTCTGAGTTGGCTTGGGACGTCACCAAGATTGATCATCATGGATCCAACACTGATAAAAGAAGTGCTCTTAAACAAGCAAGGCCACTTTCATTTACCGCCATTGAACCCTCTTGTGTTGATTCTAACTAAAGGATTGACAACTCTAAAAGGTGAAAAATGGGCTATGCACAGAAAGCTAATCAATCCCGCTTTCCACTTGGAGAAATTGAAG CGCATGATCCCCACAATAGCAGAAAGCTGTGCGTTTATGATAGAGAAGTGGATGAAAACAATTAGCCCTGAGGGAACTTCAGAAATAGATATATGGCCTGAATTTCAAGAACTTACTGGTGATATCATTTCAAGAACAGCATTTGGAAGCAGCTATGAAGATGGAATGAAGATCCTGGAACTTCAAAAAGAACTGCAGCAACTTGTGATAGAAGCTATGGGAATGTTATATATTCCTGGTTTCAG ATTTGTTCCAACAAAAAAGAACCGAAGAAGAAAGGAGTTGGATAGAAAGATCActtcaatgcttaaaacaattGTGGACACAAAGGAGAGCATGATCAGAACAGGGAAAACCAGGGAAGATGACTTACTGGGCTTGCTCTTGCAATTTAACAACGAGAACAATTCgctaaataatattaataatagtcAGATGACAAAGGAGGACATAATAGAAGAATGCAAACAGTTTTACCTTGCCGGTCATGAAACAACATCAAGCTTATTGACATGGACTCTGATTGTGTTGGCTATTCACCAGGACTGGCAAGAAAGGGCAAGGCAAGAAGTTCTAACAGTTGTTAGGGAGAAGAATCCTGATGCTGAAGCAATAAGCCACCTCAAAATT GTAACTATGATACTTAATGAAGTGCTCAGGCTATATCCACCGGTGATCGCTCTGTACAAACGCGCTTACAAAGAATGTAAAATAGGAGATCTCTATATTCCAGCTGGGTTGGATCTAACACTACCTATAATGCTAATTAATCGCGACACGGAGCTGTGGGGTGACGATGCAGAAGAATTTAAACCAGAGAGGTTCGCGGAAGGAATTTCACATGCTTGCAAAGATCCAACACAGATGGCATTCATGCCATTTGGATGGGGACCGAGGACTTGTATAGGCCAAAACTTCTCCATGATAGAGGCAAAGGTTGCACTCTCTATGATATTAAAGAAGTTCTCCTTCAGGCTCTCACCAACCTATGCTCATGCTCCGTATACTGTTATGACTCTTCAACCACAACATGGAGCTCAGATCATGTTTCACCCACTTAACTAG